The proteins below are encoded in one region of Silene latifolia isolate original U9 population chromosome 2, ASM4854445v1, whole genome shotgun sequence:
- the LOC141641073 gene encoding uncharacterized protein LOC141641073 — MDDFIRSMGLCGMTDITSTGALYTWNNKQDPSTRIYIRLDRFLVNQAWLDTYRDMVAHFYPEGLFDHYTCIFSNIKIGNSKKASFKYFNMWGHAPNFLDRVKGEWSKKYDGYMMFSITKRLKALQPVHK; from the coding sequence ATGGATGATTTTATAAGGTCTATGGGTCTCTGTGGCATGACTGATATTACTTCCACTGGTGCACTGTATACTTGGAATAATAAGCAGGATCCCTCCACCAGGATTTATATTCGTCTGGATAGGTTTCTGGTTAATCAAGCTTGGCTGGATACTTATCGTGATATGGTGGCTCATTTTTATCCTGAAGGACTCTTTGACCATTACACTTGCATTTTTAGTAATATTAAGATTGGTAACTCCAAAAAAGCCAGTtttaagtattttaatatgtggggacATGCACCTAATTTCCTTGATAGGGTGAAGGGAGAATGGTCTAAAAAGTATGATGGTTACATGATGTTTAGTATTACGAAGAGGTTAAAAGCCCTGCAGCCTGTGCATAAATAG